In Luteolibacter arcticus, the genomic stretch TGGGACCTTGTCCATGAATCGCATCCAACGCTTGGGAACTGGAGCTTCGGTGGGTTTTTCCACGAGCGCGATCAGCCCCTGCTTGTCAGTGGGGTAGTCGCCCGTGGTGAGCTTGTACATTTCCAGCGCCGCCGCGATGGTCTTGCCGTCGGCTTCGACCCGCTGGCGCTTGGCCTTTTCTGTCTGGCCCTTCAGGAAGCCGGTCACGAGTCCGTCCGCCGCGAGGGGAGACGAGAGGCCGAGCAGGCAGAGAATCGCGAAAAGCGAAAGTGCGTGGCGCGGTATGGCGGGCGGGCGGTAAACGGGTCAGGGACGGGCGAAATGATATCGCGCGCTCTCTAAAATACCGCAGGCGATCTCTTCTGTCTCCAGGCCGGAGGTCTCCAACTCCAGATCTGCGATCTCGTGGTAGAGCGGGCTGCGCTCGATGAGGAGTCTTTCGATCTTTTCCCGGGGATTCTCGGTCTGGAGCAGCGGACGCTCGCGGTTGCGGGCGGTGCGCTGGAGGATGACGTCCACCGGCGCTTGCAGCCAGACGACGTAGCCGAGCTTGGACAGCAGCTTGCGGTTGGCCCGGCGGCCGACGATGCCGCCGCCGGTCGCGATGATCCGCCGGGGCGTGCCGGGTGCGGAGAGCTCATTGAGCACGGCACTTTCCAGCTCGCGGAAGGCCGGTTCGCCACGCCGGGCGAAGATCTCGGTGATCGCCATGCGGGCTTTTTCCTCGATCAGATGGTCGGTATCGACCAGCGGATAGCCGAGCAGGGCCTGGAGTTTGCGGCCCACCGTGGTCTTCCCGCAGCCCATCAAGCCGATCAGCACGATGTTCTTTGGGAGTCCGTCCGCGGGTTGCATGGCAGAAGCGTAACGGTGGTGGAAGGGCGCGGAAAGTTCCAATCCTGCAAATGTAAATACGGGCTGGCCCGTCCCGCGGGCCGTTGCCAAGCTCGCGCCGTGCCAGAGACCCGCATCCTGTCCGTTGACGAAGAAGACATGAAGACCGCCGTGGGCGAGGCCGTCGCCTTGCTTGCCGCCGGGGAAATTGTGGCCGTGCCGACCGAGACGGTCTATGGCCTCGCCGCCGACGCTTTCAATGCGGATGCGGTCGCGAAGGTCTTCGCCGCCAAGGAACGCCCGGCCTTCGACCCGCTAATCGTCCACATTTCCTCCCTCAAGGAACTCGCCGAGGTGGCGGAGCTGCCGGAGGACATCGCCGGCGTGGTGAAAAGTCTGGCCGGAGCGTTTTGGCCGGGGCCGCTGACGATCGTGCTGCCGAAGACCGACAAGGTGCCGGATCTGGTGACCAGCGGCCTGCCGACGGTGGCCGTGAGGCAGAGCGGCAGCGTGATTTTCCGCAACATCGGCAAGGCGCTGGGCCGGCCGATCGCGGCGCCGAGCGCGAACCGCTTCGGCCGCATTTCGCCGACTTCCGCTGGCGCGGTGATGAAGGAGCTCGACGGCCGCATCCCGCTGATCATCGACGGCGGCGCGTGCCGCGAGGGAATCGAGAGCACGATCGTGAAGATCGAGTCCCGGGGCGAGCAGCGGCCGCTGATCCACGTGCTGCGGGCGGGGCCGGTGACCAAGGAGGAGCTCCAGAAATTTGGCAAGGTGGTCATTGAAAAGCGCGTGACCGACCAGCCTGATGCGCCCGGCCAACTGGAGAGCCACTACGCGCCGCGGACGCCGCTGCTGATGTTTGAAAAGCCGGAGGATTTCCGGCCGGAGCCCGGGAAAAAATACGGGCTGCTGAGCTACCGCGGCGACCCGAAGGCCGGCTACATGGACCTCCACGAGTGGGAGGTGGTCGAGGAGCTGAGCCCTGGCAGCGGCAAGCTGATCGAGGCGGCGGTGCGGCTGTTTTACGTGATGCGCTTCCTCGATGAACAGGGGCTGGACGCGATCGTGGCGGAGCCGGTGAGTGAGACGGGGCTGGGCGTGGCGATCATGGACCGGCTGCGGCGGGCGGCGGTTTCGCAGGGGTGAGTTCCTGGTAGGTGCGGTGGTGACACCGCGGGAGCGGGGGGAGTGGTCTGCCGCTGGGGACCACTCCGCATTGTTACCAATGCGCCTACGGAAGGTGTCGCCTTGCGGAAGCAGAAGTCGCCCGCGGGGGTTGGCTACTTGCGCGTGTTAGGATCCCGCCTAGGCTGTGGTTCATTCCATGCGCCGCCACCGTGTTCTCCTCCAGACCGCCCTTCTGCTCGCCCTGATCTGGGGTGGTGTGGTTGCGATGCGGGCGTTCGCGGGGTCGAGGGAGGTCACCGCGGAGAAGGTCAACAGGGAGATCGAGGCGGCGGCATTTGATGACTGGGCGGGTCGGGAAGGCACCGACTCCGGACGGGAGAAGAAGCTCCGTGAGATCGCGGGCCTGGTGAACCGGCTCGATTTCGCCGAGCGGCAGAAGACGCGGGAGGACCGCACGACCGAGGGGTTTTTCCGCCGGATGAGTCCGCCGGAGAAGAAGCTCTTCATCGACCTCACGGTGCGGGAGTCGATGGGCAAGTTCATGGAGGCGATGGATGCGCTGCCGCCAGAGAAGCGGAAGGAATTCGTGGAGCAAGGGTTGCGCGAGATCGAGAGCGGCAAGACAGAGGAGGAAATGGCACGGGCGCGTGAGCTCGGCGACGACTTGCTGGAGACCATCGCGGGGGAAGGCATGCGCGCCTATTTTGAGAAAGCCAGTGCCGACACCAAGCTCGACCTCGCGCCGCTGATGGAGTCAATGAACGAGGTGATGCAGGGCCTGCGGGGCCAGGAATTCGGACAGCCACCGCGATGAAACTTTCCTCTCGTCATAGGCAGCCGGGCTTCACCCTCACCGAGGTGCTGATCGTCCTCGCCATCATCGTGGCTCTCGCTGCGATTGCCGTTCCGGTCGGTCGTTCGGTCATGGCCAAGTCGCGCAATGCTGCGTGTTTATCGAACCTTCGGCAGATCGGCACCGGCCTGGAGGCCTACTTGCAGGATCATGCCCAGACGATGCCGGAAATTGCGGCCGGCCGCAAAGGCAAGAACGAGGACACACCGGTGCTCGAAACGGAACTCGCGAGCTACCTTTCCAACCCGGAAGCATTTCACTGCCCCGCCGATCACAAGTGCTTCGAGGCATCCGGCTGCAGCTACCTGTGGAACTCCAGCCAGAGCGGGCGCAATCGCTTGAAGCTCGTCTTCTTCGGCAAGGAGGGCGACGACCGCCGCATCCCGCTCGTCACCGACAAGGAAGACTGGCACCCCGGCGAGTCCGGCGTGAATTTCCTCTACGCCGATCTCTCCGCATCCAGCAAGGTCGAGTTCGGCGTGAACCAGTGAAAGGCAAGATGGGAAATTGTAGATGGTAGACCGTAGATGCCTGACGCTGCCGCTTTCTGAAATCCGCCATCTAACATCCGCCATCTCCTCCCATGCTTCGCGTCACCGGTCTTTGCAAATCCTTCGGCGGGAAGCCGGCGTTGCACGATGTGTCGTTCGAGGTGAAGCGCGGTGAGATTCACGGATTGCTCGGCCACAATGGTGCGGGCAAGAGCACCACGCTGGGGATCATACTCGGCATGGTGGAGCCGGACAAAGGCGAGGCGCGCATTGGTGGCGTGTCGGTTCAGGAGGATCATGCCGGGGCGCTGAATCAGGTGGGCGCGATTTTCGAGAGTCCGGCCTTTTACGACTATCTCAGCGGCTGGGAGAATCTCCGCATCCTGGCCGGTTACTCGGGATGGTTTGATGAAAAGCTGGCGCGAGAGGTGGTCGAGCGGGTGGGGCTGACCAAGCGCATCCGCAGCAAGGTGGGCAGCTACTCGCATGGCATGCGGCAGCGGCTGGCGCTTGCCCAGGCGCTGTTGCCGGAGCCGCAGGTGCTCTTGTTAGACGAGCCGACCGACGGCCTCGATCCGGAAGGCATCAAGTGGTTCCGCGATTTCATCCTCGACCTGCGGAAGGACCGGGGGATGACCGTGCTTTTCAATTCCCACCTGCTCGCCGAGGTCGAGCAGATGTGCGACCGCGTGACCATCCTCCGGGAGGGTCGGCTGGTGCATGAGGGGTCGCTGGATGACCTGCGCGAGGAAGCCCCGGTCTATGAGGTGAACCTGGAGCCGTGGGATCAGGCGAAGGCTTTCCTCGAACTCAATGATGCGCAGGTGCTGGCTCCGGGGCGCATCGCTTTGCCGGCAGACGCCGATCCCGCATTGTTTGTCGCGGCGCTGGTCGGCTGTGGCATCCGCGTTGCCGCCTTCGCGCCGGTGCGAAGATCGCTGGAGGACCTGTATTTGGAAATCTCGACGAGCCACTCCGACGCATGAATTTCCTCCGCCAACTCCGCGGCGAACTCCGCAAGCTCTTCGGTCGGCCCCGGACATTCTTGGGCTATGGCGTTTTCATTGCTCTGGAGGCTCTGATCCTCATCGTTTACAAGTTCGGTCGCGGCCAGCAGTACATGCGGGATTTGATCGAACGGAACGGCTATTCGTTCGCGACCTATTTCAGCTCACTTTCGATTACCTTCATGATCATGGTGCTGAGCATGTTCTTGCTCGGCTCGATTTTCTTCGCGCTGGTCGCGGGTGATATTGTCGCGAAGGAGACCGAAGATGGGAACCTGCGGCTTGTGTTGTCACGCCCGGTCGGCCGCTTGCGCCTGCTGCTGGTGAAGTATGCGGCAATAATCATCTATACCTTCACGTTCGTCTTTTTCGTCGGGGTGACGGGCTACGGCATGGCGGTGGCGGCGATGGGCGCGGGTGGGGGGCTCTTCGTGATGGAGCCGACGATGAAGGTCTTTGCCGTCTATCCGACGTGGTCGGAGGGCGCCGGCCGCCTCGCTCTCGGAGCGACCGGAATCGCCGTCAGTATGATCACCCTTTCGTCGCTGGCTTTCATGTTCTCGTGTTTCAAGATCAAGCCGGCTGCGGCGACCATTGTAACGCTGGCATTGCTCTTCATGGACATGATCCTCCAGAAGTTCCCGTTCTTCCAGCCCTACGAGCAATGGTTCGTGACGTGGCGAATGAGCTGCTGGCTGTATTTGATGGATAACTACATCTCGTGGCCGAAGATCGCGGGGTCGTATGCGTTTCTCTTCGGCCTGAATGCCACCTTGTTCCTGATCGGCTACACCGCGTTCCGGCTGCGGGATTTCAAGACCTAGCCGGAAAAACACAGCGGGCGACCGGCGGGTCTCCCCGGGGGTCGCCGTCCCCGGGAGTCGCCGATCGCCCGCAGAGAGGGAGATCATTTTTTCGAACTGGTTCGTTGCCGAACGTGGACAGATTCGCACGCCGCCGCGGATTCCGGTATTCCCTGATCGCGTAGGTCGGGAACTTTGCTTTCCACCCGCCCGGTCCGGGCCAAAACTGGCCGCGATGCGGGACGATACGCGACGCTGGATCGAGGCCGACAAGGCGCACTGCTGGCACCCTTTCACGCCCCAACAGGCTTGGACTGACGGGGAGCCGTTGGTGCTGGTCCGTGGCGAAGGCGCGTGGCTGTGGGACTCGGAAGGCCGCAAGTATCTCGACGGAAACTCTTCCATCTGGACGAACATCCACGGGCACAATCACCCGGCGCTGAATGCCGCGATCACCCGCCAGCTCGGCGAAGTCGCGCACACCTCCTACCTCGGCTTTGCGAATCCCCGGGCGAGTGAACTGGCGGAGCGGCTGTGTGGTTTTTTCCCGGCCGGCACGCTGGAGCGCGTGTTCTTTTCCGACGACGGCTCCACCGCGATCGAGTGCGCGATGAAAATGGCGATCCAGTATCGCCAGCAGACTGGTGAGCCGGAGCGCACTGGCTTCATCGCCTTCGACCAGGCCTACCATGGAGATACCATGGGGGCGGCGTCGCTTGGTGGGGTGTCGCGCTTTCACGACCGCTTCCGTCGTCATGGGGTGCCGGTGACCTTTGTTTCGGGGATGGGGGCGCTGCGTCACTTGCCAGCAGAGGCGGTGAGATCTACCGCGGCCGTGGTGATCGAGCCCTTGATCCAAGGCGTGAATGAAATGCGCCCGTGGCCGGCCGGCATGCTACGCGAGCTGCGTGCCTGGTGCGATGCCCACGACGTTCACCTGATGTTGGACGAGGTGATGACCGGCTTCGGTCGCACGGGGAAAATGTTCGCCTGCCAGCACGAAGAGGTGATCCCGGATTTCCTGTGCCTCGCGAAAGGACTGACGGGTGGCTACATGCCGATGGCGGCGACGCTTGCGACGGCTGCGGTGTATGACGCCTTCCTCGGGGCTGATGATCGCGCGTTCTACTATGGTCATAGTTACACGGCGAATCCGCTGGGCTGCGCGGTGGCGTTGGCGAGCCTCGATGTGTTCGAGGAGGAGAGGGTCTTGGAGCGCTTGCGGCCGAAGATCGCCTTGATGGCGGAATTGTTAGATGAGCTGAGGACGACGACTCCAAGGGTTCGGGCTGTCCGTCAATGCGGCTTCGTGGCCGGGATCGAGGTGGATGGCGGTGGCGCGCAGGTTTGTTTGGCAGCCCGCGAGCAGGGCCTGCTTACGCGTCCGATCCGTGACACGATCGTGCTGATGCCGCCGCTTTGCACGACGGAGGACGAACTGCGGCTGGCCATTCGCGCGATCGCGATGGCGGCGGGCTAGGCTTTATCCGCGGATCGCGTAGACCTCGGCGGGCTCCACGTCCCAGACGAGGTGCTTGAGCGAGAGCTTCAGCAGGCCCCGCCCGTAACGGCTGCGCGTTGCCACGCCGGAAAGCAGGCGGGTGATCTGCGTGGTGAGATGGCGCTCCATCATCCGCGGCAAGGCGGCCTCCCCGTATTTTTCCGAGAGCTGGGCGCCCGCGGAATGCAGGGCATACATCCGGCCATCGTAGAAATACTCGATGATCTCGGCCCATGCCTCATGCCAGTCGAGCAGCTCGACGAACACCTTGTCGAAGGCCTTCGCGAGCTTCGCGGGCTGATCGAGGATGCCGGCTCCCTGTGAGAAAGCATGCTGGTCGATGAGGTCCGCCGAGTGCATCGCCATGAAAAGGCCGGGCGAGAGCATCGGGTCCACGAAGCCGAAGGCATCGCCGGTGGAGACCCAGCCGGGGCCGTGGCCGCGGTCGGAGATGAGCTGGTAATTCGTGTAGGTCATCACCGGGGTGACGCGGCGGCGTCCTTTGCCGGCGGGGGAGAGCAGAGGCTCGCTGTCGATGATCGATTCGAGCCGCTCCTCAGGCGTGCTGCCATGGCCTTGCAACGAGGCCTTGTCCACCACCACGCCGACCGAGAGGCGGCCGGGCAGGGGGATGCGCCAGCTCCAGCCGTGATTGAGCGTGGTGATGACGACCTGGCCCTCGCGCATGGCCTCGACGTCGAAATTCTCGAAATGGGCGAAGTAGGCGATGTCATTGCGGCTGCCCCGCTTGGCGCCGATGTCGAGGACCCGTGCGAAGGACCGCGCCCGGCCGGTGGAATCGACCAAGAGCTTCGGATGTTGGCCGCCGAGCTCAGGCACGGAGGCCAGGCATTCGGCGGTGAGCTGGATTTCCCGGCCATCGGTACCGCGTTCGAGCTGGGCCCGGCGTTTCACGAAGGTCACGCCGAGTTCTTCCGCGCGGGTGCGGAGGAGGTTGTCATACTCCGGCCGCGGGATGTTGTAGGCGTAGTTGGGCATCCCCTTGAGCGCCTTCTGTGGGAAAAAGAAGTCGAGCCGGCTGCTGTCGCGGGAGATGAAGCCGACGCCGGGCTTGAATTGCGCAAATTCCTTCACCCGGTCCTCAATGCCGAGCCGGCGCATGAGCTGGACCACCCTGGGCAGCAGGGATTCGCCGACCAGCAGCTCCGGGCGCTTGTCATCGTCGAATACCAGGGTGCGGATGCCCCTGAGTGCCAGCAGTGCGGCCAGAGTACAGCCAGCTGGTCCGCCGCCCACGACCGCCACTTCGATCTTTCCGTTCACGCGCTTTGCTTAGCCTTGATGCCGACGACGCGCAACGCCGTCTTTCCGCTTCACGCCCCCGGTTTTCCCGTCTTTCCTCCCGGCCATGCGTAACGCCCCATTGGGCTTTTTTGATTCCGGTGTCGGCGGTCTGACGGTCGTCCGCGCCGTCCAGCAACTTTTGCCGTCCGAGGACATCGTTTACCTCGGCGACACCGCCCGCGTCCCCTACGGCTCGAAAAGCCCGGAGACCATCCGCCAGTTCTCTCACGAGGACGTCCGCTTTCTGTTGGACCGCGGGGTGAAAATGGTGGTCGTGGCCTGCAATACCGCCACCGCCCATGCGCTGCCGTCGCTGATGGAGCGCTACCAGGTGCCGATCATCGGGGTGATCGAGCCCGGTGTGGAGGCGGTGCTGGCCGACCCCGGCGCGCAGCGGATCGGCATCATCGCGACCCGCGGCACGGTGCGTTCGCACGCCTACCAGCACGCGCTCGCCCTGCGGCGGACCGGGCTGATCATTCACGCCACGCCTGCCCCGCTGCTGGTGCCGCTGGTGGAGGAAGATTGGCTCGACCACCCGGCCACGCACGCCGCGCTGCACACCTACCTCGACCCCATGCTCGACCGCGGGATCGACACGCTGATGCTGGCCTGCACCCACTACCCGCTGCTGATTCCGGTGCTGAAGGCATTCCTGCCGGAGGGGGTGCGGCTGGTAGACTCCGCCACGACTTGCTCGGAGCTGGTGAAGTCCCGGCTGACCGAGCTGGACCTGGTTTCCGAGAAGACCGACCCGGGCAGTCTGCATATCCACCTGACCGACCTCTCGGACCAATTCGAGGATCTGTCGCGGCGCTTCCTCTCACGCTCGCCGGGGAGGATCCAGCGGGTGTCGCTGTAGCGCGACAATGCTTCATTCTGGGTTCGACGTCGCGCCTTCGATGTTCACTGTTTGTCCCCAATGACCGCCCCGGCCCTGCGTCGCCTGTTGGATGAAATCGGACCCGTCGATGCCGTCGGCGTCGAGGAGCGGGTGGCCAAGTACACCACCCGCTCGATCAAGAAGGGATCGAAGGTCTTCGGTCTGAAATTGGCGGTGTCGATGGTCGATCTAACGACGCTCGAGGGGAAGGACACGCCGGGCAAGGTCGCCTCGCTTTGCCAGAAGGCGCTCTTTCCCCACGAGGGAGAAATCCCGCGGGTGGCCGCGGTCTGCGTCTATCCGTCGATGGTGAAGCATGCGGCGAAGCATGTGAAAGGCAGCGGGGTGAAGATCGCGAGCGTGGCCACCGCGTTTCCTTCGGGACAGGCTCCCCTGAAAACGCGGCTTGCTGAGGTCCGGCAGGCGGTCGCGGACGGGGCTGATGAGATCGACATGGTCATCAACCGCGGTGCCTTTCTCGCAGGCGAGCTTTCGCTCGTGCAGGATGAGATCGCGCAGGTCGTCGAGGCCTGCGGCGAGGTGACGCTCAAGGTGATTCTTGAGACGAGCGAGTTGGAAACCTATGATCACATCCGCGCCGCGTCCTTCCTCGCGATGCGGGTTCTGCGGCGCGGGGATTTCATTAAGACGTCCACGGGCAAGACTTCCGCGAATGCCACGCTCGGCAATAACCAGGTGATGATCGAGTCGATCCGCGACTTCTATCTGGCGACCGGAACGGAGATTGCGATGAAGCCTGCTGGAGGCATTCGCACTGCCAAGCAGGCGTTGCAGTTCTTGGTCGCGGTGAAGGAGACGCTTGGCGATGCGTGGTTGAATAACGCGCGCTACCGCTTTGGTGCGTCATCGCTTTTGAATGACTTGCTGCGCCAGCTTGAGACGCAGCGCACTGGGGCTTACCAAGCGCCGTATACTTTTAGCGATGACTCTTCCGGTTATTAAATAGGTCTCCTAGGACTGATAAGACCCATGCCTGCCAAGAAAGCTCCCGCCCGCCCTCGCGAACTCCTGTTCGGCGATCTTTGGGAATTCGATCCTGCGCCCGAGTCGGCCGAGCCGTTCATCGACCCGCGCTATGGGTTGTTCATTGGCGGGAAGTTCGTCGCGCCGAAGTCGAAGAAATGGTTCGACTCGATCGCGCCGCGCAATGGTGCGAAGCTGAGCGAAATCGCGCTCGCGAATGCCGCTGATGTGGATGCCGCTTATGCCGCGGCGGCGAAGGCGTTTCCGGCATGGTCGAAGCTGCCGGGGAAAGAGCGTGGCAAGTATCTGTTCCGTATCGCCCGCCTGCTGCAGGATCGGGCGCGCGAATTCGCCGTGGCGGAAACGCTTGATGGCGGCAAGCCGATCAAGGAGTCGCGCGACTTTGATCTGCCAATGGCTGCGGCGCACTTCTTCTACCACGCTGGCTGGGCGGATAAGCTCGAGTTCGTCGCTCCCGGGCGGGCGCTCAAACCGCTCGGCGTGATCGGCCAGGTGATCCCGTGGAATTTCCCACTGCTGATGCTGGCGTGGAAGATCGCGCCGGCGCTTGCGACCGGAAACACCGTGGTCATCAAGCCGGCTGAGACCACTTCCATTACCGCGCTGAAGTTCGCCACCATTCTCCAACAAGCGGGCTTGCCGCCCGGGGTGGTGAACATCGTCACCGGAGCGGGTGAAACGGGGGCCGCCGTGGTGAATCATCCGGCCGCCGCGAAGATCGCATTCACCGGCTCCACGGAGGTCGGCAAGATCATCCAGCGCGCGCTCGCGGGCACCGGCAAGAGGCTGACGCTCGAACTTGGTGGCAAGGCGGCCAATATCGTCTTCGAAGACGCGCCGCTCGACCAAGCGGTGGAAGGAATCATCAACGGCATTTTCTTCAACCAAGGCCACGTCTGCTGCGCTGGCTCGCGTTTGCTGGTCCAGGAAAGTGTGGCCGACCTCGTGATCGGGAAGCTCAAGCGCCGGATGCAAGTGCTGCGAGTCGGCGATCCGCTCGACAAGAACACCGACATCGGCGCGATTAACTCCGCTGAACAGCTTGCGAAGATCAAGAGGCTCGCTGCCAGTGGAGTGAAAGATGGGGCGGAACTCCATCAGCCCGCGTGCAAGCTTCCGAACAAAGGCTTCTATTTCCCGCCCTCGCTGTTCACGAACGTGACCCAGAGTCATCGCATCGCGCGGGAAGAAATCTTTGGCCCGGTGCTTTCCATCCTCACTTTCCGCACGCCGGAGGAAGCGATCGAGAAAGCCAACAACACGCCCTACGGCCTCAGCGCCGGTGTCTGGACGGACAAGGGCAGCCGCATCCTGAAAATGGCGGTGGAGCTCAAGGCCGGCGTGGTCTGGGCGAATACCTACAACAAGTTCGACCCCAGCAGCCCATTCGGAGGCTACAAGCAGAGCGGCTTTGGTCGCGAGGGTGGCAAGCACGGGCTGCTGGACTACGCCAGCATCGAGGAGCTTCGCGGATAGGC encodes the following:
- a CDS encoding shikimate kinase; its protein translation is MQPADGLPKNIVLIGLMGCGKTTVGRKLQALLGYPLVDTDHLIEEKARMAITEIFARRGEPAFRELESAVLNELSAPGTPRRIIATGGGIVGRRANRKLLSKLGYVVWLQAPVDVILQRTARNRERPLLQTENPREKIERLLIERSPLYHEIADLELETSGLETEEIACGILESARYHFARP
- the bioA gene encoding adenosylmethionine--8-amino-7-oxononanoate transaminase is translated as MRDDTRRWIEADKAHCWHPFTPQQAWTDGEPLVLVRGEGAWLWDSEGRKYLDGNSSIWTNIHGHNHPALNAAITRQLGEVAHTSYLGFANPRASELAERLCGFFPAGTLERVFFSDDGSTAIECAMKMAIQYRQQTGEPERTGFIAFDQAYHGDTMGAASLGGVSRFHDRFRRHGVPVTFVSGMGALRHLPAEAVRSTAAVVIEPLIQGVNEMRPWPAGMLRELRAWCDAHDVHLMLDEVMTGFGRTGKMFACQHEEVIPDFLCLAKGLTGGYMPMAATLATAAVYDAFLGADDRAFYYGHSYTANPLGCAVALASLDVFEEERVLERLRPKIALMAELLDELRTTTPRVRAVRQCGFVAGIEVDGGGAQVCLAAREQGLLTRPIRDTIVLMPPLCTTEDELRLAIRAIAMAAG
- the gspG gene encoding type II secretion system major pseudopilin GspG; protein product: MPRHALSLFAILCLLGLSSPLAADGLVTGFLKGQTEKAKRQRVEADGKTIAAALEMYKLTTGDYPTDKQGLIALVEKPTEAPVPKRWMRFMDKVPRDAWNREYRLVVRTKNEKQVLVILSDGPDAEALTDDIEMPVEKPEPKPEAK
- a CDS encoding NAD(P)/FAD-dependent oxidoreductase, which produces MNGKIEVAVVGGGPAGCTLAALLALRGIRTLVFDDDKRPELLVGESLLPRVVQLMRRLGIEDRVKEFAQFKPGVGFISRDSSRLDFFFPQKALKGMPNYAYNIPRPEYDNLLRTRAEELGVTFVKRRAQLERGTDGREIQLTAECLASVPELGGQHPKLLVDSTGRARSFARVLDIGAKRGSRNDIAYFAHFENFDVEAMREGQVVITTLNHGWSWRIPLPGRLSVGVVVDKASLQGHGSTPEERLESIIDSEPLLSPAGKGRRRVTPVMTYTNYQLISDRGHGPGWVSTGDAFGFVDPMLSPGLFMAMHSADLIDQHAFSQGAGILDQPAKLAKAFDKVFVELLDWHEAWAEIIEYFYDGRMYALHSAGAQLSEKYGEAALPRMMERHLTTQITRLLSGVATRSRYGRGLLKLSLKHLVWDVEPAEVYAIRG
- the murI gene encoding glutamate racemase, with product MRNAPLGFFDSGVGGLTVVRAVQQLLPSEDIVYLGDTARVPYGSKSPETIRQFSHEDVRFLLDRGVKMVVVACNTATAHALPSLMERYQVPIIGVIEPGVEAVLADPGAQRIGIIATRGTVRSHAYQHALALRRTGLIIHATPAPLLVPLVEEDWLDHPATHAALHTYLDPMLDRGIDTLMLACTHYPLLIPVLKAFLPEGVRLVDSATTCSELVKSRLTELDLVSEKTDPGSLHIHLTDLSDQFEDLSRRFLSRSPGRIQRVSL
- a CDS encoding ABC transporter permease, translated to MNFLRQLRGELRKLFGRPRTFLGYGVFIALEALILIVYKFGRGQQYMRDLIERNGYSFATYFSSLSITFMIMVLSMFLLGSIFFALVAGDIVAKETEDGNLRLVLSRPVGRLRLLLVKYAAIIIYTFTFVFFVGVTGYGMAVAAMGAGGGLFVMEPTMKVFAVYPTWSEGAGRLALGATGIAVSMITLSSLAFMFSCFKIKPAAATIVTLALLFMDMILQKFPFFQPYEQWFVTWRMSCWLYLMDNYISWPKIAGSYAFLFGLNATLFLIGYTAFRLRDFKT
- a CDS encoding prepilin-type N-terminal cleavage/methylation domain-containing protein; translation: MKLSSRHRQPGFTLTEVLIVLAIIVALAAIAVPVGRSVMAKSRNAACLSNLRQIGTGLEAYLQDHAQTMPEIAAGRKGKNEDTPVLETELASYLSNPEAFHCPADHKCFEASGCSYLWNSSQSGRNRLKLVFFGKEGDDRRIPLVTDKEDWHPGESGVNFLYADLSASSKVEFGVNQ
- the deoC gene encoding deoxyribose-phosphate aldolase, whose translation is MTAPALRRLLDEIGPVDAVGVEERVAKYTTRSIKKGSKVFGLKLAVSMVDLTTLEGKDTPGKVASLCQKALFPHEGEIPRVAAVCVYPSMVKHAAKHVKGSGVKIASVATAFPSGQAPLKTRLAEVRQAVADGADEIDMVINRGAFLAGELSLVQDEIAQVVEACGEVTLKVILETSELETYDHIRAASFLAMRVLRRGDFIKTSTGKTSANATLGNNQVMIESIRDFYLATGTEIAMKPAGGIRTAKQALQFLVAVKETLGDAWLNNARYRFGASSLLNDLLRQLETQRTGAYQAPYTFSDDSSGY
- a CDS encoding L-threonylcarbamoyladenylate synthase produces the protein MKTAVGEAVALLAAGEIVAVPTETVYGLAADAFNADAVAKVFAAKERPAFDPLIVHISSLKELAEVAELPEDIAGVVKSLAGAFWPGPLTIVLPKTDKVPDLVTSGLPTVAVRQSGSVIFRNIGKALGRPIAAPSANRFGRISPTSAGAVMKELDGRIPLIIDGGACREGIESTIVKIESRGEQRPLIHVLRAGPVTKEELQKFGKVVIEKRVTDQPDAPGQLESHYAPRTPLLMFEKPEDFRPEPGKKYGLLSYRGDPKAGYMDLHEWEVVEELSPGSGKLIEAAVRLFYVMRFLDEQGLDAIVAEPVSETGLGVAIMDRLRRAAVSQG
- a CDS encoding ABC transporter ATP-binding protein, translating into MLRVTGLCKSFGGKPALHDVSFEVKRGEIHGLLGHNGAGKSTTLGIILGMVEPDKGEARIGGVSVQEDHAGALNQVGAIFESPAFYDYLSGWENLRILAGYSGWFDEKLAREVVERVGLTKRIRSKVGSYSHGMRQRLALAQALLPEPQVLLLDEPTDGLDPEGIKWFRDFILDLRKDRGMTVLFNSHLLAEVEQMCDRVTILREGRLVHEGSLDDLREEAPVYEVNLEPWDQAKAFLELNDAQVLAPGRIALPADADPALFVAALVGCGIRVAAFAPVRRSLEDLYLEISTSHSDA
- a CDS encoding aldehyde dehydrogenase family protein, which encodes MPAKKAPARPRELLFGDLWEFDPAPESAEPFIDPRYGLFIGGKFVAPKSKKWFDSIAPRNGAKLSEIALANAADVDAAYAAAAKAFPAWSKLPGKERGKYLFRIARLLQDRAREFAVAETLDGGKPIKESRDFDLPMAAAHFFYHAGWADKLEFVAPGRALKPLGVIGQVIPWNFPLLMLAWKIAPALATGNTVVIKPAETTSITALKFATILQQAGLPPGVVNIVTGAGETGAAVVNHPAAAKIAFTGSTEVGKIIQRALAGTGKRLTLELGGKAANIVFEDAPLDQAVEGIINGIFFNQGHVCCAGSRLLVQESVADLVIGKLKRRMQVLRVGDPLDKNTDIGAINSAEQLAKIKRLAASGVKDGAELHQPACKLPNKGFYFPPSLFTNVTQSHRIAREEIFGPVLSILTFRTPEEAIEKANNTPYGLSAGVWTDKGSRILKMAVELKAGVVWANTYNKFDPSSPFGGYKQSGFGREGGKHGLLDYASIEELRG